The Thermoclostridium stercorarium subsp. stercorarium DSM 8532 genome contains a region encoding:
- a CDS encoding LysM peptidoglycan-binding domain-containing protein, with the protein MWYTVVAGDSLYQIARRFGTTVETLVEANKLQSTDLNIGQGIYIPPVPGRAFQYTVRAGDTLYGLARLFGTTIQALAELNGIENTTIYAGQRILIPFYTEVIVNTPMANVRNGPGTNFASVAVMQQGARLPVVGYRNGWYQVGLFNGTFGWISEDIVTLDAHDSIRPVQPIIGFYTLAEGPGLPGSYTSFADNVSQLSGVYLFFYQISRNDPTQIDRFFQFTDQDIRVIVAVAHRNNIKVLPVVHNLLYRPGGTALARDLVRQLVSSPQNRRAFAQNLVQLVERYNFDGVNIDIEDAYTEDSENLAQLYVDIAEAFRPHGYFLSASVPARISDEPFNPFSDPFDYATIGSAVDEFIVMLYNEYGWPGSPPGPPVSIPWMRRVLNYTKTKMPWYKIAAAVSVFGFDFNLTTNTSSYVSFDRAIQLAEQYGATIQFDMNRQTPWFSYTDGQGQQHQVWFENTDSIRAKVQTAWNMGINGIALWRLGMEDPGIWDMLANETVVKKIIENFR; encoded by the coding sequence ATGTGGTATACCGTTGTTGCCGGAGACAGTCTCTATCAAATAGCCAGGCGTTTCGGAACAACCGTTGAAACCCTCGTCGAGGCTAATAAACTCCAGAGCACCGACCTGAATATCGGACAGGGTATTTATATCCCACCCGTTCCCGGGAGGGCATTTCAGTACACCGTCCGGGCCGGTGATACGCTTTACGGCCTTGCCCGCCTTTTTGGTACAACAATTCAGGCCCTCGCCGAGCTGAACGGGATCGAAAACACCACCATCTATGCGGGACAAAGGATATTAATACCTTTTTACACCGAAGTGATAGTCAATACACCAATGGCAAACGTAAGAAACGGGCCGGGCACAAATTTTGCGTCGGTTGCGGTTATGCAGCAGGGAGCACGCCTTCCTGTGGTTGGTTACAGGAACGGGTGGTATCAGGTAGGGCTTTTCAACGGCACTTTCGGCTGGATTTCGGAAGACATAGTAACTTTGGATGCGCATGACAGCATAAGGCCGGTTCAGCCCATTATAGGTTTTTACACCCTGGCCGAAGGACCGGGGCTTCCCGGATCGTACACGTCTTTTGCAGACAATGTTTCCCAATTGTCGGGTGTTTATCTTTTCTTTTATCAGATAAGCCGGAATGATCCGACCCAGATTGACAGATTTTTTCAGTTCACCGATCAGGATATCCGCGTAATTGTGGCGGTAGCCCACAGAAACAATATAAAGGTTCTTCCGGTGGTTCACAACCTGCTTTACCGCCCAGGCGGAACGGCGCTGGCAAGGGATCTTGTGCGGCAGCTGGTTTCGTCACCGCAAAACCGGCGTGCCTTTGCGCAAAATCTGGTACAACTTGTGGAACGGTATAACTTTGACGGCGTAAACATAGATATAGAAGATGCCTACACCGAAGACAGCGAAAACCTGGCCCAACTGTATGTGGATATTGCCGAAGCCTTCAGGCCGCACGGTTATTTTCTGTCCGCTTCTGTACCGGCAAGGATTAGTGATGAGCCTTTCAATCCGTTTTCAGATCCCTTTGACTATGCAACTATAGGAAGTGCCGTGGACGAGTTCATTGTGATGCTTTACAACGAATACGGATGGCCTGGAAGCCCTCCCGGCCCGCCGGTTTCGATCCCTTGGATGAGAAGGGTTCTGAATTACACCAAAACAAAAATGCCATGGTATAAAATTGCCGCTGCGGTTTCGGTATTCGGCTTTGATTTCAATTTAACCACAAACACAAGCTCTTATGTCTCCTTTGACAGGGCAATTCAGCTTGCCGAGCAATATGGCGCGACGATCCAGTTTGATATGAACCGTCAGACGCCATGGTTCTCGTATACCGATGGCCAGGGACAGCAACATCAGGTATGGTTTGAAAACACCGACAGCATCAGGGCCAAAGTCCAGACGGCATGGAACATGGGAATTAACGGAATTGCCTTATGGAGGCTGGGTATGGAAGACCCGGGTATATGGGATATGCTTGCAAATGAGACAGTAGTGAAGAAAATAATTGAAAATTTCAGGTAG